Proteins encoded by one window of Clostridium bornimense:
- the tuf gene encoding elongation factor Tu, producing MAKAKFERSKPHVNIGTIGHVDHGKTTLTVAITTVLSLAGGAEAFKYDEIDKAPEEKERGITINTAHVEYETPNRHYAHVDCPGHADYVKNMITGAAQMDGAILVVSAADGPMPQTREHILLASRVGVQYIVVFLNKADMVDDPELLELVEMEVRELLNEYGFPGDDTPVITGSALQALENPTDAEKSKCIHELMAAVDEYIPTPERETDKAFLMPVEDVFTITGRGTVATGRVETGVLHVGDEVEIVGMQEEIRKTTVTGIEMFRKLLDEAQAGDNIGALLRGIQRTDIERGQVLAKVGSVTPHKKFVGQVYVLKKEEGGRHTPFFDGYRPQFYFRTTDVTGSIKLPEGVEMVMPGDHIDMNVELITPVAMDENLRFAIREGGRTVGSGVVTSIVE from the coding sequence ATGGCAAAGGCAAAGTTTGAAAGAAGTAAGCCACACGTAAATATTGGAACAATCGGTCACGTAGACCACGGTAAGACAACATTAACAGTTGCAATCACAACTGTATTATCACTTGCAGGTGGAGCAGAAGCATTCAAATATGACGAAATAGATAAAGCACCAGAAGAAAAAGAAAGAGGAATCACAATCAACACAGCACACGTTGAATATGAAACTCCAAACAGACACTACGCACACGTAGACTGTCCAGGACACGCTGACTATGTAAAGAACATGATTACAGGAGCAGCACAAATGGATGGAGCTATCTTAGTTGTATCAGCAGCAGATGGTCCAATGCCACAAACAAGAGAACACATCCTATTAGCATCAAGAGTAGGTGTACAATACATCGTAGTATTCTTAAACAAAGCTGATATGGTAGACGATCCAGAATTACTAGAATTAGTAGAAATGGAAGTTAGAGAATTATTAAATGAATACGGATTCCCAGGAGATGATACTCCAGTAATCACAGGATCAGCATTACAAGCATTAGAAAACCCAACAGATGCTGAAAAATCAAAATGCATCCATGAATTAATGGCAGCAGTAGATGAATATATCCCAACTCCAGAAAGAGAAACAGACAAAGCATTCTTAATGCCAGTAGAAGATGTATTCACAATCACAGGAAGAGGAACAGTTGCAACAGGAAGAGTTGAAACTGGAGTACTTCATGTAGGAGACGAAGTAGAAATCGTTGGTATGCAAGAAGAAATCAGAAAGACAACAGTAACAGGAATCGAAATGTTCAGAAAGTTACTAGATGAAGCACAAGCAGGAGATAACATCGGAGCATTATTAAGAGGTATCCAAAGAACTGACATCGAAAGAGGTCAAGTATTAGCAAAAGTTGGATCAGTAACTCCACACAAGAAATTCGTAGGTCAAGTATACGTATTAAAGAAAGAAGAAGGAGGAAGACACACTCCATTCTTCGATGGATATAGACCACAATTCTACTTCAGAACAACAGACGTAACAGGATCAATCAAGTTACCAGAAGGAGTAGAAATGGTAATGCCAGGAGACCACATTGATATGAACGTTGAGTTAATCACTCCAGTAGCTATGGATGAAAACTTAAGATTCGCTATCAGAGAAGGTGGAAGAACTGTAGGTTCAGGAGTTGTTACTTCTATCGTTGAATAA
- the fusA gene encoding elongation factor G, whose protein sequence is MARKYPLEKFRNFGIMAHIDAGKTTTTERILFYTGKTHKIGEVHDGGATMDWMVQEQERGITITSAATTCEWNGHELNIIDTPGHVDFTVEVERSLRVLDGAVTVLDAKSGVEPQTETVWRQADKYMVPRIIYVNKMDATGADFFNCVNTVRDRLRANAVPIHIPVGQEDQFKGMVDLIEDEAIIFNNDLGTDITHGEVPAELKDQAEEYRASMIESIAETDEELMMKYLDGEEITKEELKAALRKAVIKNEIVPVLCGSSYKNKGVQQMIDAVVDYLPSPLDIPPVKGVNEDGEEDERKASDSEPMSALAFKIATDPFVGKLAFTRVYSGVMKAGSYVLNSTKGKKERIGRLVKMHANSRQEVEELEAAELGAIVGLKNTTTGDTLCDENAPIILESMEFPEPVINVAIEPKSKAAQEKMGLVLAKLAEEDPTFKTWTDQETGQTIIAGMGELHLDIIVDRLTREFKVECNVGAPQVAYKETIKKAVKAEGKYIKQSGGKGQYGHCWIEMEPTEGEYSFENAIVGGAIPREYIPAVDNGIQEAANSGIVAGYPVINFKVKCFDGSYHDVDSSEMAFKIAGSMAFKNAMQKADAVLLEPMMRVEITVPEEYMGDVMGDVNSRRGRIEGMEARAGAQVVRAFVPLSEMFGYATALRSRTQGRGVYSMEFDHYEEAPKSIQEKIAGERNKK, encoded by the coding sequence GTGGCTAGAAAATATCCTTTAGAAAAATTCCGTAACTTTGGAATAATGGCTCACATTGATGCTGGTAAAACAACAACAACTGAGCGTATATTATTCTACACAGGAAAAACTCACAAAATAGGTGAAGTTCACGATGGTGGAGCAACTATGGACTGGATGGTTCAAGAACAAGAAAGAGGTATAACAATTACTTCTGCTGCAACAACATGTGAATGGAACGGTCATGAGTTAAATATCATTGATACACCAGGACACGTAGACTTTACTGTTGAGGTTGAAAGATCACTTAGAGTATTAGATGGAGCTGTAACAGTTCTTGATGCTAAGAGTGGGGTTGAACCACAAACTGAAACTGTTTGGAGACAGGCAGATAAATATATGGTTCCAAGAATCATATACGTAAATAAGATGGATGCAACTGGTGCTGATTTCTTTAACTGTGTTAATACAGTAAGAGATAGATTAAGAGCAAATGCAGTGCCAATACATATTCCAGTTGGTCAAGAAGATCAATTTAAGGGTATGGTAGATTTAATAGAAGATGAAGCTATTATCTTCAATAATGACTTAGGTACAGATATCACTCATGGTGAAGTACCAGCTGAGTTAAAGGATCAAGCTGAAGAATATAGAGCTTCTATGATCGAATCAATTGCAGAAACTGATGAAGAGCTAATGATGAAATATTTAGATGGTGAAGAAATCACTAAAGAAGAATTAAAAGCTGCTTTAAGAAAGGCTGTAATTAAGAATGAAATAGTTCCAGTATTATGTGGATCTTCATATAAAAACAAAGGTGTTCAACAAATGATAGATGCAGTTGTTGATTACTTACCATCACCACTTGATATACCACCAGTTAAAGGTGTAAATGAAGATGGTGAAGAAGATGAAAGAAAAGCATCAGACAGTGAACCAATGTCAGCTTTAGCATTCAAGATTGCTACTGACCCATTCGTTGGAAAACTTGCATTTACAAGAGTTTACTCAGGAGTAATGAAAGCAGGTTCATATGTTCTTAACTCAACTAAAGGGAAGAAAGAAAGAATCGGAAGACTTGTTAAGATGCATGCTAATTCAAGACAAGAAGTTGAAGAATTAGAAGCAGCTGAATTAGGAGCAATTGTTGGATTAAAGAATACTACAACTGGAGATACATTATGTGATGAGAATGCGCCAATCATTCTTGAATCAATGGAATTCCCAGAACCAGTTATCAACGTTGCTATCGAACCTAAGAGTAAAGCAGCTCAAGAAAAGATGGGATTAGTGTTAGCAAAACTTGCTGAAGAAGATCCAACTTTCAAAACTTGGACTGATCAAGAAACAGGTCAAACAATTATCGCTGGTATGGGTGAGTTACACTTAGATATCATCGTTGATAGATTAACAAGAGAATTTAAAGTTGAATGTAACGTAGGTGCTCCACAAGTTGCATACAAAGAAACTATCAAGAAAGCTGTTAAAGCTGAAGGTAAATATATTAAACAATCAGGTGGTAAAGGTCAATACGGTCACTGCTGGATTGAAATGGAACCAACTGAAGGAGAATACAGCTTTGAAAATGCTATCGTTGGAGGAGCTATTCCAAGAGAATACATTCCAGCTGTAGATAATGGTATTCAAGAAGCTGCTAATAGCGGTATAGTTGCTGGATATCCAGTTATAAACTTCAAGGTTAAATGTTTCGATGGATCATACCACGATGTTGACTCATCTGAAATGGCGTTCAAAATTGCAGGATCAATGGCATTCAAAAATGCTATGCAAAAAGCAGACGCAGTATTACTTGAGCCAATGATGAGAGTTGAAATAACAGTTCCTGAAGAATATATGGGAGATGTTATGGGAGACGTTAACTCAAGAAGAGGTAGAATTGAAGGTATGGAAGCAAGAGCAGGTGCTCAAGTAGTTAGAGCTTTCGTTCCACTTTCAGAAATGTTTGGTTATGCAACTGCATTAAGATCAAGAACTCAAGGTAGAGGAGTTTACTCTATGGAATTTGATCACTATGAAGAAGCACCAAAGAGCATTCAAGAAAAGATTGCTGGAGAAAGAAACAAAAAATAA
- the rpsG gene encoding 30S ribosomal protein S7, with protein sequence MPRKGHIAKRDVLPDPMYNSKVVTKLINGIMRDGKKGVAQKMCYDAFAIIAEKTGKDALEVFEDAMNNVMPLLEVKARRIGGSNYQVPIEVRPERRQTLGIRWILAAVEKRGEKYGRERLANELIDAANNTGAAVKKREDTHKMAEANKAFAHYRY encoded by the coding sequence GTGCCAAGAAAAGGACATATAGCAAAAAGAGATGTATTACCAGATCCAATGTACAACTCAAAAGTTGTTACTAAGTTAATCAATGGTATTATGAGAGATGGTAAGAAGGGTGTAGCTCAAAAAATGTGTTATGATGCATTTGCTATTATAGCTGAAAAGACAGGCAAAGATGCATTAGAAGTATTTGAAGATGCTATGAACAACGTTATGCCATTATTAGAAGTAAAGGCAAGAAGAATAGGTGGTTCTAACTACCAAGTACCAATCGAAGTAAGACCTGAAAGAAGACAGACATTAGGAATCAGATGGATACTTGCAGCCGTTGAAAAAAGAGGCGAAAAGTATGGAAGAGAAAGATTAGCTAATGAACTTATAGATGCTGCAAACAACACAGGAGCTGCTGTTAAGAAGAGAGAAGATACTCATAAAATGGCTGAAGCTAATAAGGCGTTTGCTCATTACAGATATTAA
- the rpsL gene encoding 30S ribosomal protein S12, translated as MPTISQLVRKGRKTVAAKSTAPALKSCPQKRGVCTVVKTTTPKKPNSALRKIARVRLTNGYEVTAYIGGVGHNLQEHSVVLIRGGRVKDLPGVRYHIVRGALDCAGVANRMQARSKYGAKRPKKK; from the coding sequence ATGCCAACTATTTCTCAATTAGTAAGAAAAGGTAGAAAAACTGTAGCAGCTAAATCAACTGCACCAGCTTTAAAATCATGTCCACAAAAAAGAGGGGTATGTACTGTTGTTAAGACTACAACTCCAAAGAAGCCAAACTCAGCGTTAAGAAAAATTGCCAGAGTTAGACTTACAAATGGATATGAAGTTACAGCTTATATCGGTGGGGTAGGACACAACTTACAAGAGCACAGTGTTGTTCTTATAAGAGGTGGAAGAGTAAAAGACTTACCAGGGGTAAGATACCACATCGTTAGAGGAGCACTTGACTGTGCAGGAGTAGCTAACAGAATGCAAGCAAGATCAAAGTATGGTGCTAAGAGACCTAAGAAAAAATAA
- a CDS encoding ribosomal L7Ae/L30e/S12e/Gadd45 family protein → MVERIKDKKVVGIKQSTKVLKTEKCKTLYIAKDANLALLRDVENLAKDNSVEIVYIDTMRELGKLCGIDVKASVAVTLI, encoded by the coding sequence ATGGTGGAAAGAATTAAAGATAAAAAAGTAGTTGGAATAAAACAATCTACTAAGGTTCTTAAAACCGAAAAATGCAAAACTCTATATATTGCAAAAGATGCAAATTTAGCACTTTTGAGAGACGTAGAGAATTTAGCAAAAGATAACTCCGTTGAAATAGTGTATATAGACACTATGAGAGAATTAGGGAAACTATGTGGGATTGATGTGAAAGCATCAGTAGCAGTTACTCTAATATAA
- the rpoC gene encoding DNA-directed RNA polymerase subunit beta', producing MELNNFDMLQIRLSSPEKIREWSRGEVKKPETINYRTLKPEKDGLFCERIFGPIKDWECHCGKYKRVRYKGIVCDRCGVEVTKSKVRRERMGHIELAAPVSHIWYFKGIPSRMGLILDMSPRALEKVLYFANYIVLDPKETPLLKKQLLTEKEYREAVDKYGDNFVAGMGAESIKILLAEMDLDRTVEELKEELKSAAGQKKIRIIRRLEVVESFRASNNRPEWMITEVIPVIPPDLRPMVQLDGGRFATSDLNDLYRRVINRNNRLKKLLDLGAPDIIVRNEKRMLQEAVDALIDNGRRGRPVTGPGNRPLKSLSDMLKGKQGRFRQNLLGKRVDYSGRSVIVVGPELQMYQCGLPKEMALELFKPFVMKKLVESGVAHNIKSAKRMVERVQAQVWDVLEEVIQDHPVLLNRAPTLHRLGIQAFQPILVEGRAIKLHPLACTAYNADFDGDQMAVHVPLSVEAQAEARFLMLAAHNIMKPSDGKPVCVPTQDMILGSYYLTLEKEGSKGEGKVFSSKEEALMAYELGEIAINAKIKVRMYKEINGELRHGIIDTTVGKIIFNESIPQDLGLVDRSIPGNEFKLEVDFLVAKKNLGKLIDKCYQKYGPTETSIMLDKIKAKGYHYSTIGAITVATSDMIVPESKKALLEDAESTVEKIEKMYRRGFISDDERYEKVIEKWNETTENIADALMDSLDQFNPIFMMADSGARGSKSQIKQLAGMRGLMANPSGKIIEQPIKACFREGLNVLEYFISTHGARKGNADTALKTADSGYLTRRLVDVSQDVIVRSHDCGTTEGYEVYAIKEGNEIIEPLSERLTGRYCAEDIINPETGEVMAERNTYIEHDMAEKIEAAGVEKVKIRSVFTCDSKYGVCSKCYGMDMATGTEVNIGEAVGIVAAQSIGEPGTQLTMRTFHTGGVASGADITQGLPRVEELFEARKPKGLAIVSEVAGTVKIEETKKKRVVIVITAEGEEVSYDIPFGSSLKVSNGDLIEAGDEITQGSVNPHDIIRIKGVKAVKNYLLSEVQKVYRLQGVDINDKHLEVVVKQMTRKVKVDESGDTNLLPGTMIDIYDFEEVNNKVIAEGGEPAKGNETLLGITKASLATDSFLSAASFQETTRVLTDAAIKGKIDPLIGLKENVIIGKLIPAGTGMKRYKSIKIKTKNPDDMDIVESI from the coding sequence TTGGAATTAAATAATTTTGATATGTTACAAATAAGACTTTCTTCACCAGAAAAAATAAGAGAATGGTCTAGAGGTGAAGTTAAAAAGCCTGAAACAATTAATTACAGAACATTAAAACCTGAAAAAGATGGTTTATTCTGTGAAAGAATATTTGGACCAATAAAAGACTGGGAATGTCACTGTGGAAAATATAAGAGAGTTAGATACAAAGGTATAGTTTGTGACCGTTGTGGTGTTGAAGTTACAAAATCTAAAGTCAGAAGAGAGAGAATGGGGCATATAGAACTTGCTGCCCCAGTATCTCACATATGGTACTTTAAGGGTATACCATCAAGAATGGGATTAATTCTTGATATGTCACCAAGAGCTTTAGAAAAGGTACTTTATTTTGCAAATTATATTGTATTAGACCCTAAAGAAACTCCACTACTAAAGAAACAATTATTAACTGAAAAAGAATATAGAGAAGCAGTTGATAAATATGGAGATAACTTTGTAGCTGGAATGGGTGCAGAATCTATAAAGATTCTTCTTGCTGAAATGGATCTAGACAGAACTGTGGAAGAATTAAAAGAAGAGCTTAAGAGTGCTGCAGGACAAAAGAAAATCAGAATAATAAGAAGACTAGAAGTTGTTGAATCATTTAGAGCATCAAATAATAGGCCAGAATGGATGATAACAGAAGTAATTCCTGTTATTCCACCAGATTTAAGACCAATGGTTCAATTAGATGGTGGTAGATTTGCTACTTCAGATTTAAATGACTTATATAGAAGAGTTATAAATAGAAATAACAGATTAAAGAAGCTTTTAGATTTAGGAGCTCCTGATATAATTGTTAGAAATGAAAAAAGAATGTTACAAGAAGCTGTAGATGCTCTTATAGATAATGGTAGAAGGGGTAGACCAGTTACAGGTCCAGGAAATAGACCACTTAAATCATTATCAGATATGCTTAAAGGTAAGCAAGGTAGATTTAGACAAAACCTACTTGGTAAAAGGGTTGACTACTCTGGTAGATCAGTTATCGTTGTAGGACCAGAACTTCAAATGTACCAATGTGGGCTTCCAAAAGAAATGGCATTAGAATTATTTAAGCCTTTTGTAATGAAGAAACTTGTTGAAAGTGGAGTTGCACACAATATTAAGAGTGCAAAGAGAATGGTAGAAAGAGTTCAAGCACAAGTATGGGATGTACTTGAAGAAGTAATTCAAGATCATCCAGTGTTACTTAACCGTGCTCCTACTCTTCATAGATTAGGAATTCAAGCGTTCCAACCAATACTTGTAGAAGGTAGAGCTATAAAACTTCATCCACTTGCATGTACAGCATATAATGCCGACTTCGATGGTGACCAAATGGCGGTTCACGTACCGTTATCTGTTGAAGCACAAGCAGAAGCAAGATTCTTAATGTTAGCAGCACATAACATAATGAAACCATCTGATGGTAAACCAGTATGTGTTCCTACACAGGATATGATTCTTGGATCATACTACTTAACATTAGAAAAAGAAGGATCAAAAGGTGAAGGAAAGGTATTTTCTTCTAAAGAAGAAGCTTTAATGGCTTATGAATTAGGAGAAATAGCTATTAATGCAAAAATTAAAGTTAGAATGTATAAAGAAATAAATGGAGAGCTTAGACATGGAATAATTGATACAACTGTTGGGAAAATTATATTTAACGAATCTATTCCACAAGATTTAGGTTTAGTAGATAGAAGTATCCCAGGAAATGAATTTAAGCTTGAAGTTGATTTCTTAGTAGCTAAAAAGAATTTAGGTAAACTTATTGATAAATGTTATCAAAAGTATGGTCCTACTGAGACATCTATAATGCTTGATAAAATAAAGGCAAAAGGATATCATTATTCAACAATTGGAGCTATAACTGTTGCTACATCTGATATGATAGTACCAGAGAGTAAAAAAGCACTACTAGAAGATGCTGAATCAACTGTTGAAAAGATAGAAAAGATGTATAGAAGAGGATTCATTTCTGATGATGAAAGATATGAAAAAGTTATAGAAAAATGGAATGAGACTACTGAAAATATAGCTGATGCTCTAATGGATAGTTTGGATCAATTTAATCCAATATTCATGATGGCTGACTCTGGAGCCAGAGGTTCTAAGTCTCAGATCAAACAGCTTGCTGGTATGAGAGGACTTATGGCTAATCCATCTGGTAAGATCATAGAGCAACCAATCAAAGCATGTTTTAGAGAAGGACTTAATGTATTAGAGTACTTTATATCTACACATGGAGCTAGAAAAGGTAATGCTGATACAGCATTAAAGACTGCTGACTCAGGATACTTAACTAGAAGACTTGTTGACGTATCACAAGACGTTATAGTAAGAAGTCATGATTGTGGAACTACAGAAGGATATGAAGTTTACGCAATAAAAGAAGGTAATGAAATAATAGAACCATTAAGTGAAAGATTAACAGGTAGATATTGTGCTGAAGACATAATTAATCCTGAAACAGGAGAAGTTATGGCAGAAAGAAATACTTATATAGAACATGATATGGCTGAAAAAATAGAAGCTGCAGGTGTTGAAAAAGTAAAAATAAGATCAGTATTTACATGTGATTCTAAATATGGAGTATGCTCAAAATGTTACGGTATGGATATGGCAACTGGTACAGAGGTTAACATTGGAGAAGCAGTTGGTATAGTAGCAGCTCAATCTATCGGTGAACCTGGTACACAGCTTACAATGAGAACATTCCATACAGGAGGAGTTGCATCAGGAGCAGATATTACTCAAGGTCTTCCTAGAGTAGAAGAGTTATTCGAAGCAAGAAAGCCTAAGGGTCTTGCTATTGTATCAGAAGTTGCCGGAACAGTTAAAATAGAAGAAACTAAAAAGAAGAGAGTTGTAATTGTTATTACAGCTGAGGGTGAAGAAGTAAGCTATGATATCCCATTTGGATCATCTTTAAAAGTATCTAATGGAGATCTTATAGAAGCTGGTGATGAAATCACTCAAGGTTCAGTAAACCCACATGATATTATAAGAATTAAAGGTGTTAAAGCCGTTAAGAATTATCTATTATCAGAAGTTCAAAAAGTTTATAGACTTCAAGGGGTTGATATTAACGATAAGCATCTAGAAGTTGTTGTAAAACAAATGACTAGAAAAGTTAAGGTTGATGAATCAGGAGATACTAACTTATTACCAGGAACAATGATTGATATTTACGATTTTGAAGAAGTAAATAATAAAGTAATAGCTGAAGGTGGAGAACCTGCAAAAGGTAATGAAACATTATTAGGTATTACAAAAGCATCACTTGCAACAGATTCATTCTTATCAGCAGCATCATTCCAAGAAACTACAAGAGTTCTTACAGATGCAGCTATAAAAGGAAAGATAGATCCACTTATAGGATTAAAAGAAAATGTAATTATAGGTAAGTTGATTCCTGCAGGTACTGGTATGAAGAGATATAAGTCAATAAAGATAAAAACTAAAAATCCAGATGATATGGATATAGTTGAAAGTATATAA